The Candidatus Limnocylindrales bacterium genome has a segment encoding these proteins:
- a CDS encoding argininosuccinate synthase, translating to MKEKVVLAYSGGLDTSVSIKWLQEKYNMDVIALTVDVGQGDDLDAIKKKAIQVGAIKSIVVDARELFVKYFVFPALQAGAIYEGEYPLATALARPLIAKLLVDVACSEGATAVAHGCTGKGNDQVRFDVSIHTLAPQLKIIGPVREWRMTRDEEIEYAKKHGIPIPVTLESPYSVDQNLWGRSIEAGVLEDPWIEPPEEIYEWTVNPARAPDTPQYLEIGFEQGIPTSLDGVPMDGITLITRLNKLAGQHGIGRIDHLENRLVGIKSREIYEAPAATVLHKAHQALEDMTLSKDAARFKTLVSKEYADLIYNGLWFSALHQDLLAFVASNQRYVTGTVRVKLFKGVCSVVGRKSPYSLYNLALATYDSRDTFDHSAALGFIKIHGLAQKTQAQVQLLGETATVKELPSITPPTLNKEQMEIIENTQ from the coding sequence ATGAAGGAAAAGGTTGTATTGGCTTACTCGGGTGGTTTAGACACATCGGTTTCCATCAAATGGCTTCAAGAAAAATATAATATGGACGTCATTGCCCTGACCGTTGATGTAGGTCAAGGAGATGACCTGGATGCCATCAAAAAGAAAGCCATTCAGGTGGGGGCCATTAAATCTATCGTGGTAGACGCCCGGGAGTTATTTGTGAAATATTTCGTGTTCCCGGCCTTACAAGCCGGGGCTATCTATGAGGGGGAATATCCTTTAGCCACTGCCTTAGCCCGACCTCTTATTGCCAAGTTACTGGTTGATGTGGCCTGTTCCGAAGGGGCCACAGCGGTAGCCCATGGCTGTACAGGGAAAGGGAACGACCAGGTTCGATTTGATGTTTCGATCCATACCCTGGCTCCCCAGCTTAAAATCATTGGTCCGGTTCGAGAATGGCGTATGACGCGGGACGAAGAGATTGAATATGCCAAAAAACATGGAATTCCGATACCGGTTACTTTAGAGAGTCCTTACAGTGTAGATCAAAATCTTTGGGGGCGGAGTATTGAGGCAGGTGTTCTGGAAGATCCCTGGATAGAACCTCCCGAGGAGATTTATGAATGGACCGTTAATCCGGCCAGGGCTCCGGATACCCCTCAGTATCTGGAAATTGGGTTTGAGCAGGGAATTCCCACAAGTTTAGATGGGGTTCCCATGGATGGGATTACCCTCATTACCCGGCTCAATAAACTGGCGGGTCAACATGGAATTGGGCGGATAGATCATCTGGAAAATCGCCTGGTGGGTATCAAGTCCCGGGAGATCTATGAAGCCCCGGCAGCCACCGTTCTTCATAAAGCCCATCAGGCCTTAGAGGATATGACCCTTTCTAAAGACGCGGCCCGATTTAAAACCCTTGTTTCCAAGGAATATGCCGATCTAATTTATAACGGTCTTTGGTTTTCAGCCCTTCACCAAGATCTATTGGCTTTTGTTGCCAGCAACCAGCGTTATGTAACCGGTACCGTCCGGGTGAAGCTTTTTAAAGGCGTTTGTAGCGTAGTTGGGCGCAAGTCACCCTATTCCCTCTATAATCTGGCTCTGGCCACCTACGATTCACGGGACACCTTTGACCATAGTGCGGCGCTGGGATTTATCAAGATTCATGGCTTGGCCCAGAAAACCCAGGCCCAGGTGCAACTCCTGGGGGAAACCGCTACAGTCAAAGAACTTCCTTCCATCACACCACCCACTCTAAATAAGGAACAGATGGAAATCATTGAAAATACACAATAA
- a CDS encoding HpcH/HpaI aldolase/citrate lyase family protein yields MIRENWVKKAIRSGKKTIGGWLQLGSPMAAEIMAHAGFDWLLVDCEHSPADFQTLMLQYQAMSATNTIPLCRAPWNDLVAIKRILDVGAYGVMVPWVNNQEQAEMAVKACKYPPEGLRGVATSVRAAGYTRNGAEYLKRANEEIMVIVQIETSTAVRNIKEILSVKGIDVVFIGPNDLSTAMGYPGNREHPEVQAAIATIEKAAKEAGVALGTVSSSLEHAKQLWDKGYQFIHLSGDVTLLAKGSTEVVNKFRSEVKQE; encoded by the coding sequence ATGATTCGAGAAAATTGGGTAAAGAAAGCAATACGTTCTGGGAAAAAAACCATTGGTGGATGGCTTCAGTTGGGCAGTCCTATGGCAGCGGAAATTATGGCCCATGCAGGATTTGATTGGCTTCTGGTAGATTGTGAACATAGCCCGGCGGATTTTCAAACTCTGATGTTGCAATATCAGGCCATGAGTGCAACGAATACGATTCCTCTCTGCCGGGCTCCCTGGAACGATTTAGTAGCCATCAAGAGAATTCTGGACGTAGGGGCCTATGGGGTCATGGTTCCCTGGGTCAATAATCAGGAACAGGCTGAAATGGCCGTGAAAGCCTGTAAATATCCTCCAGAGGGTCTACGAGGCGTAGCTACCAGCGTTCGTGCTGCAGGGTATACACGAAATGGTGCTGAATATCTCAAGCGGGCCAACGAAGAGATCATGGTCATCGTCCAAATCGAAACTTCAACCGCCGTCCGTAACATCAAAGAAATCCTCTCGGTCAAAGGAATCGACGTGGTTTTCATCGGGCCTAATGATCTCTCCACGGCTATGGGATATCCAGGAAATCGCGAACATCCGGAAGTTCAGGCGGCGATTGCTACCATTGAAAAGGCAGCAAAAGAAGCTGGAGTCGCTTTGGGGACTGTTTCCAGTAGCCTGGAACACGCTAAACAGCTCTGGGATAAGGGCTATCAATTCATCCATCTATCCGGAGATGTAACCCTTCTTGCAAAAGGATCTACCGAAGTGGTTAACAAATTTAGGAGTGAAGTCAAACAAGAATAA
- a CDS encoding glucose 1-dehydrogenase, whose translation MQFPSFDLNGRVALVTGGGRGIGRAIALALAHAGADVAISGRTTSQLQETAEDISKLGRKSLAVTADVSKLQDIENMVHTVVSEFGRLDILVNNAGINKRVPSLEVTEELWDSIVDTNLKGTFFCCQAAGRIMLKQGKGKIINICSLTSQIGMTTIAPYGATKSGVLGLTRSLAAEWARYGINVNAIGPGYHETDLTRPLLENKAWLEKLMPRIPIGRVGTTEDLMGAAVFLASDASNYVSGEIIYVDGGFLSGWNWNL comes from the coding sequence ATGCAATTTCCGAGTTTCGACTTAAACGGTCGTGTTGCTCTGGTTACTGGTGGAGGTCGAGGGATAGGACGGGCGATTGCCCTGGCCCTGGCCCATGCAGGGGCCGATGTGGCTATTAGTGGACGGACTACCTCCCAACTTCAGGAGACTGCCGAAGATATCAGCAAATTGGGACGTAAATCCCTGGCCGTAACGGCAGATGTCTCAAAGCTACAGGATATCGAAAATATGGTCCATACCGTAGTCAGCGAGTTTGGGAGACTGGATATCCTGGTGAACAATGCAGGAATTAATAAACGGGTTCCTTCTCTGGAAGTTACCGAGGAACTCTGGGATAGCATTGTCGATACCAACCTTAAGGGAACTTTCTTTTGCTGTCAGGCTGCCGGCAGAATCATGCTGAAACAGGGAAAAGGGAAAATTATTAATATCTGTTCCCTGACCAGCCAGATCGGTATGACGACCATAGCCCCTTATGGCGCCACCAAATCCGGAGTCTTGGGGCTTACCCGATCCCTGGCCGCTGAATGGGCCAGATACGGAATTAATGTAAACGCCATCGGTCCGGGCTATCATGAAACGGACTTGACCCGCCCCCTTTTGGAAAACAAAGCCTGGCTGGAAAAGCTGATGCCTCGAATTCCCATAGGACGAGTTGGAACCACCGAAGATCTCATGGGAGCCGCCGTCTTCCTTGCTTCAGATGCTTCTAATTATGTGAGTGGCGAAATTATCTATGTCGATGGCGGATTCTTATCCGGTTGGAACTGGAATTTATAG
- a CDS encoding DUF3105 domain-containing protein, which translates to MRKDLLYRIYRIGFGLFLLSLPCLQVFAQEKSPADEFSVPVMPPVHIHPGQAHAPYNTIPPTSGPHVEIHVGQKILKTPVPEEIQVHELEHGGIFIQYNCTHCDDLVAKLEKIAQAYEGVFVAPYPKMDTLIALTAWGKLAKLKEYNEEIIQRFIKSYLGAYPSGK; encoded by the coding sequence ATGAGAAAGGATTTACTTTACAGGATTTATAGAATAGGGTTTGGTCTATTTTTGCTCAGCCTCCCTTGTTTACAGGTTTTTGCACAAGAGAAGTCCCCGGCTGATGAATTTTCGGTTCCGGTGATGCCACCGGTTCATATTCATCCGGGTCAGGCCCATGCCCCCTATAATACCATTCCTCCGACCTCAGGACCCCACGTGGAGATACACGTGGGACAGAAAATTTTAAAGACCCCTGTCCCTGAGGAGATCCAGGTCCATGAGTTGGAACATGGAGGGATTTTTATTCAATACAATTGTACCCATTGCGACGACCTGGTAGCCAAACTGGAGAAGATCGCCCAGGCCTATGAAGGGGTATTTGTCGCACCTTATCCCAAGATGGATACTCTCATTGCCTTAACGGCCTGGGGAAAACTGGCCAAATTGAAAGAGTATAACGAAGAAATCATTCAGCGGTTTATTAAATCTTATCTGGGTGCCTATCCATCCGGCAAGTGA
- a CDS encoding ferritin-like domain-containing protein, with amino-acid sequence MGSESWHEPYEKISEKTLNMSRAIKSLMEELEAIDWYQQRVDVCTDEELRKILAHNRDEEMEHAAMVLEWIRRNNPTFEGHLRTYLFSEGEITQIEAIEMKNSKPGPSSENVRTSIPKTVGSLKQRKES; translated from the coding sequence ATGGGATCGGAAAGTTGGCATGAACCCTATGAAAAAATCAGTGAGAAAACCTTAAATATGTCCAGAGCAATTAAATCTCTCATGGAAGAGTTGGAAGCCATTGATTGGTACCAACAGCGGGTCGATGTATGTACAGATGAAGAGCTAAGAAAAATTCTGGCTCATAACCGCGATGAAGAAATGGAACATGCTGCCATGGTCCTGGAGTGGATTCGACGAAATAATCCGACTTTTGAAGGACATTTGCGGACCTATCTCTTCAGTGAAGGAGAAATTACTCAAATAGAAGCCATAGAAATGAAGAATAGTAAACCCGGACCATCTTCAGAGAACGTTCGAACTTCTATTCCTAAAACCGTCGGAAGCTTAAAGCAGAGAAAGGAGAGTTAA
- a CDS encoding family 1 encapsulin nanocompartment shell protein, translating to MKYLNREAAPISSKVWEEIDELVVSTAKSLLVGRKLLDVEGPLGLGFKALVSKTERIAEAGPPLAAKILCSPTLPIPQIYSSFSLSISMIEAYETYHQPLDLDAAFQAAKNCILKEDELVFFGYESLSITGILNTPGVHKIPLGDWSRVGQAIEDVIQAANQLDKAGYPGPYALALASPLYNSLFRLYKDSDVLQIENLRSLVTEGIFKTPVLQNKGVLLDTVNGNQIILGQDLMTSFSGFGEVFYEFTISESLVPNIGTPEAICIISA from the coding sequence ATGAAATATCTCAATCGAGAAGCTGCCCCGATTAGCTCAAAGGTTTGGGAGGAAATTGATGAACTGGTTGTTTCCACGGCGAAAAGTTTATTGGTGGGGAGAAAATTGCTAGATGTGGAAGGCCCCCTCGGGCTCGGCTTTAAAGCCCTCGTTTCGAAAACAGAGCGGATAGCAGAAGCAGGACCCCCCCTGGCGGCTAAAATTCTCTGTAGTCCTACCCTTCCTATACCCCAGATTTACAGTTCCTTTTCTTTAAGTATCAGCATGATCGAAGCCTATGAAACTTATCATCAACCTCTAGACCTGGATGCAGCATTTCAAGCCGCTAAAAACTGTATCCTTAAAGAGGATGAGCTGGTATTTTTCGGTTATGAAAGCCTCTCCATTACAGGTATTCTTAACACACCCGGTGTCCATAAGATCCCGTTGGGGGATTGGAGTCGAGTCGGTCAGGCCATCGAAGATGTGATCCAGGCGGCCAATCAACTGGATAAAGCAGGCTATCCGGGCCCCTATGCCCTGGCTCTGGCTTCACCTCTTTATAACAGCCTGTTTCGACTGTATAAAGACAGCGATGTTCTCCAAATCGAAAATCTACGTTCTCTGGTTACAGAAGGGATTTTTAAAACCCCTGTGCTTCAAAACAAAGGAGTACTTTTAGATACGGTTAACGGTAACCAGATTATTCTGGGTCAGGATCTGATGACCTCGTTCTCCGGATTTGGAGAGGTTTTTTATGAATTTACTATCTCTGAAAGTCTGGTTCCAAATATTGGAACTCCAGAGGCCATTTGTATTATTTCTGCCTGA
- a CDS encoding clostripain-related cysteine peptidase: MSIHQTCMIYIPGCNHLKEGDRLPSLFEELRRVQTEKNISLLIEITHQQEEEISRYRIQQGQIHLIQTLQEDSPGDEKSLGNFLRWSQEYSAADHYILIIWNHGNPWNIQGFKSKPLYRTPFPYEAVARAIFFSTAKTILTQQELMETVYTDRQASLRDFLDILELKKALQESGIRLGILGLDGCLPNLLEGVNEIKGAVHVVIGSGEEARKKPWVQGEIFEIPAKQPDLSLEDLVRAWVKQQQGSPGKELSLLNLSHLDPVVRSLDRLALILKTHLSQMYGFFSQVRREVQVFSNPNYVDLYDLATLLKVENRDDLKEEAERLLSSLNTLVFETPKTKDTSDTRRVGIFFPENKRILTPYYQKLDFAETCPNWIEFLRAYLEFVPTQQVKRARI; encoded by the coding sequence ATGTCAATACATCAAACCTGCATGATTTATATCCCCGGGTGTAATCACCTGAAGGAAGGAGATCGGTTACCCTCTCTTTTTGAAGAACTCCGGAGAGTTCAAACCGAAAAAAATATTTCTCTTCTTATCGAAATAACCCATCAACAGGAGGAGGAGATAAGCCGCTATCGAATTCAACAAGGACAGATTCATCTTATTCAAACCCTTCAAGAAGATTCCCCAGGAGATGAGAAAAGTCTGGGTAACTTTTTAAGATGGAGTCAAGAGTACTCTGCCGCAGACCATTACATCTTGATAATCTGGAATCATGGAAATCCCTGGAATATTCAAGGGTTCAAATCTAAACCTTTGTACCGAACTCCTTTTCCCTATGAAGCAGTCGCTCGGGCTATTTTTTTTAGTACAGCGAAGACTATCCTGACCCAACAGGAGCTCATGGAAACCGTTTATACGGATCGACAGGCAAGCCTTCGGGACTTCTTAGACATCCTTGAACTCAAAAAGGCCCTGCAGGAATCTGGAATCCGATTGGGAATCCTGGGTCTGGATGGATGTCTGCCAAATCTATTGGAAGGGGTTAATGAGATCAAAGGAGCAGTACATGTTGTGATCGGTTCAGGGGAGGAAGCAAGGAAAAAACCCTGGGTACAGGGAGAAATATTCGAAATCCCGGCGAAGCAGCCAGACCTCTCCCTTGAAGATTTGGTAAGAGCCTGGGTAAAGCAACAGCAGGGATCTCCGGGAAAAGAGCTATCTTTATTGAACCTAAGTCATCTTGATCCGGTGGTCCGATCATTGGATCGTTTAGCTCTGATCCTTAAAACCCACCTGTCTCAAATGTACGGATTCTTTTCCCAGGTTCGGAGAGAAGTTCAAGTATTTTCCAATCCCAACTACGTCGATCTTTATGATCTGGCAACTCTTTTGAAGGTAGAAAATCGAGATGATCTTAAAGAAGAGGCGGAAAGACTTCTCAGCAGCCTAAACACCCTGGTCTTTGAAACGCCTAAAACAAAGGATACTTCCGATACCCGAAGGGTGGGAATCTTTTTCCCAGAAAATAAGAGAATCTTAACTCCTTATTACCAAAAGCTAGATTTTGCCGAAACCTGCCCAAATTGGATAGAATTTCTAAGGGCTTACCTGGAGTTTGTACCGACTCAACAGGTTAAACGAGCTCGAATTTAA
- a CDS encoding SRPBCC family protein codes for MKLYRLHFRQYLPIGIDTAWTFFLDPRNLAQITPPWLRFRVTSQLPEKMYVGLIIMYKISPILNIPLSWVTEITHMVEPHLFVDEQRFGPYRFWHHQHLFRETDDGIEIQDIIHYALYMGPIGRLLHRWVVGPKLWDIFNFRRQALEQRFKRV; via the coding sequence ATGAAGCTTTATCGTTTGCATTTTCGTCAGTACTTACCCATTGGAATAGATACGGCATGGACTTTTTTCCTAGATCCCAGAAATCTAGCTCAAATCACCCCGCCCTGGTTAAGATTCAGGGTTACCTCACAACTACCGGAAAAGATGTACGTAGGGCTGATCATAATGTATAAGATCAGTCCAATTTTAAACATCCCTTTATCCTGGGTAACAGAGATCACTCATATGGTCGAACCCCATCTCTTCGTAGATGAGCAACGTTTTGGACCTTATCGCTTTTGGCATCATCAGCATCTTTTCCGTGAAACCGATGACGGTATCGAGATACAGGATATTATTCATTATGCTCTTTATATGGGGCCGATTGGACGACTTCTCCATCGTTGGGTGGTAGGACCTAAATTGTGGGATATTTTCAATTTTCGACGGCAAGCCTTAGAGCAACGATTCAAAAGGGTATAA
- a CDS encoding DUF523 and DUF1722 domain-containing protein produces MIPAIRIGISSCLLGARVRFDGGHKKDPFITETLGKFFQWIPVCPEIEMGLGTPRESLRLVDTLSTPHLIAPHSKTDLTEIMACFAEKRLEELAQLNLHGYILKKDSPSCGMERVRVYGEKGAPQRKGRGLFAEALIRRFPLLPIEEEGRLQDLRLRENFIERVFSYYRWTELLRINPEPKDLIRFHTQHKLTLLSHSREYYQKLGRLVAQTGKIPMQDLLREYGELFMTALKVKVTTKKHVDVLYHLLGFLKKVLDSQDKAELISYLEDYRKGLVPLIVPITLLRHHLRHHPIPWVLEQTYLNPYPAELMLRNHV; encoded by the coding sequence ATGATACCGGCTATTCGTATAGGCATCAGCAGTTGTTTATTAGGAGCAAGAGTTCGTTTTGATGGCGGTCACAAGAAAGATCCTTTTATTACCGAGACGCTTGGAAAGTTTTTCCAGTGGATTCCGGTTTGTCCGGAGATCGAGATGGGATTGGGTACTCCCCGAGAAAGTCTACGACTGGTTGACACTTTATCTACTCCCCATCTCATTGCACCCCACTCAAAAACCGATTTGACGGAAATCATGGCCTGCTTTGCTGAAAAGCGTTTAGAAGAACTCGCTCAACTAAATCTCCACGGATATATCCTGAAGAAGGACTCTCCTTCCTGTGGAATGGAGCGGGTTCGTGTTTACGGAGAAAAGGGAGCTCCTCAGAGAAAAGGGCGAGGACTTTTTGCCGAGGCGCTGATTCGGCGATTTCCTCTACTACCCATTGAAGAAGAAGGCCGCTTGCAGGATCTGCGCTTGCGAGAAAACTTCATCGAACGGGTTTTTTCTTATTATCGATGGACTGAATTACTCAGGATAAACCCAGAACCCAAAGATTTGATACGTTTTCATACCCAACATAAATTGACCCTGCTTTCCCATAGCCGGGAGTATTACCAAAAACTGGGTCGTCTGGTAGCCCAGACTGGAAAAATCCCCATGCAGGATCTTTTACGGGAGTACGGAGAGCTGTTTATGACTGCCCTCAAAGTTAAAGTAACAACCAAAAAACATGTCGATGTGCTCTACCACCTGCTGGGGTTTCTAAAAAAAGTTTTAGATTCCCAGGATAAAGCTGAATTGATATCCTACCTGGAAGATTACCGAAAAGGTTTGGTTCCTCTGATTGTCCCCATTACCTTGCTTCGTCATCACCTCCGGCACCATCCTATCCCATGGGTCTTAGAACAAACCTATCTGAATCCTTATCCCGCCGAACTTATGCTACGGAATCATGTATAA
- a CDS encoding L,D-transpeptidase — protein sequence MGTGKIKKRFKQFLTLGFLIYLFSPPVAYSKLQDFPYGNSGKNFNQQVVINIPAYRLVLYTPDGGDSWRTLTIPIGVGRGTEFSNQTPTGEGYLYAKATGVVFRYGDQNPEDLVGKVIEYSYTFDKKTLKPIKIPMPKDMKSIFMSILSDETQEVYEQFVLHQTTDWYTVGAPSSNGCIRIDTEDMQILYDYLAPEIRSGRFPRAVPISIRYEIVEYNEPREELVLHANIYHKPLDYFDEVLKILQQQRIDLRRIDFSRLKWYIDTAEAQFQSIEQYIRKKLSRPPAKRLLLDKEKEQLHYSIFLEEILR from the coding sequence ATGGGAACAGGCAAAATAAAGAAGAGGTTCAAGCAATTTTTAACCTTAGGTTTTCTAATTTATCTTTTTTCTCCCCCTGTAGCTTATAGTAAACTTCAAGACTTTCCGTATGGAAACTCTGGAAAAAATTTCAATCAGCAGGTGGTTATTAACATTCCGGCCTATCGGCTGGTTCTTTATACACCAGATGGGGGCGATTCCTGGCGAACCTTAACCATTCCTATTGGAGTTGGAAGGGGAACGGAATTTTCTAACCAGACTCCAACCGGGGAGGGATATCTTTACGCCAAGGCAACCGGGGTTGTGTTTCGGTATGGGGATCAAAATCCGGAAGACCTGGTTGGAAAGGTAATTGAGTACTCCTACACCTTTGATAAAAAAACCCTCAAACCCATCAAGATTCCCATGCCGAAGGATATGAAGTCGATATTCATGTCCATTCTCAGTGATGAAACCCAGGAAGTCTATGAGCAGTTTGTACTTCATCAGACAACTGATTGGTATACTGTCGGAGCTCCCAGTTCTAATGGTTGTATTCGAATCGATACGGAAGACATGCAGATTTTATATGATTACCTGGCCCCTGAGATCAGATCTGGCAGATTCCCTCGTGCTGTGCCTATTTCGATTCGTTATGAAATTGTTGAGTATAACGAGCCGCGGGAAGAGCTGGTCCTTCATGCGAACATTTACCATAAACCTTTGGATTATTTTGACGAGGTTTTAAAAATTTTGCAACAGCAACGTATTGATTTAAGGAGGATAGACTTCTCTCGGCTGAAATGGTACATTGACACTGCAGAAGCTCAATTTCAGTCAATCGAACAATACATTCGAAAAAAATTAAGTCGACCTCCTGCTAAACGGCTTCTCTTAGATAAAGAGAAAGAACAGCTCCATTATTCTATTTTCCTGGAAGAAATCTTGAGATAA
- a CDS encoding HlyD family secretion protein yields MNDDDTISANDPEKSYKIEEKEPPRTLPGPNGNLNYPISQPPIKRKISFTKNIKRRVLYGLILVLLVIGVAYGVKLYHFYLNHETTDNAQVEGRIITISPRTAGVVEKVLVDVNQRVKADQLLVQLNTRPLAIEVEQAKAAVEVIKAKLASARLSVPLEQNRTDAKITEARAQAEAMRKSLATAQAELTRIEKETLGYKAQMEKAELDRRRLEQLHAKGVIPQQQLDAAISDYNVARSNYEASLASQRVAAAKIESLKNQIKQTEAQIVLAQTGHTETEMKGQEAKSLEAELAQAEANLDAALLRLSYTEIRAPVDGIIGKRSVEVGERVNVGQPLMALIPDEVWIVANLKETQLEYVRVGQPVEFTVDAYPGKVFKGKVESISPATGAKFSLLPPDNATGNFTKVVQRVPVRITIEGDPEYPIRPGMSVFVTIDISSARAK; encoded by the coding sequence ATGAATGACGACGATACAATATCTGCTAACGATCCCGAAAAGAGTTATAAAATCGAAGAAAAAGAACCTCCCCGTACCTTACCCGGGCCTAATGGAAATTTAAACTATCCGATTTCGCAACCCCCCATCAAACGGAAGATTTCTTTTACGAAAAATATTAAACGCAGGGTCCTTTATGGGCTTATCCTCGTTTTACTCGTTATAGGGGTGGCTTATGGGGTTAAACTTTATCACTTTTACTTAAATCATGAAACCACCGATAACGCCCAGGTAGAAGGTCGGATTATCACCATCAGTCCCAGGACTGCCGGGGTTGTAGAGAAAGTTTTGGTAGATGTAAACCAGCGTGTAAAAGCAGATCAATTGCTTGTACAATTGAATACCAGGCCTTTAGCTATTGAAGTAGAACAAGCGAAGGCAGCCGTTGAGGTCATCAAAGCCAAGTTAGCGTCTGCGCGCCTGTCGGTGCCCCTCGAGCAAAATCGGACAGATGCAAAAATCACAGAGGCCAGAGCACAAGCAGAAGCCATGAGAAAAAGTCTTGCAACGGCTCAAGCGGAGTTAACCCGTATAGAGAAGGAAACCCTCGGGTATAAAGCTCAAATGGAAAAGGCGGAACTGGATCGAAGGCGGTTAGAGCAACTCCACGCGAAAGGAGTCATTCCTCAGCAACAGCTCGATGCAGCGATCTCAGACTACAATGTGGCTCGGTCTAATTATGAAGCCTCCCTGGCTTCTCAACGGGTCGCCGCGGCAAAGATTGAGTCTCTTAAAAACCAGATTAAACAGACCGAAGCCCAGATAGTCTTGGCTCAAACGGGTCATACCGAGACGGAAATGAAAGGTCAGGAAGCTAAATCTCTGGAGGCCGAGCTGGCCCAGGCCGAGGCGAATCTGGACGCAGCCCTGCTCAGACTCTCCTATACCGAAATTAGAGCCCCGGTAGATGGAATTATTGGGAAGAGATCGGTGGAAGTCGGAGAAAGGGTCAATGTAGGTCAGCCTTTAATGGCCCTTATTCCCGATGAGGTCTGGATTGTTGCAAATTTGAAGGAAACTCAACTGGAGTATGTCCGTGTCGGTCAACCGGTGGAATTTACAGTGGATGCCTATCCAGGAAAGGTATTTAAGGGAAAGGTAGAAAGTATCAGCCCTGCAACCGGTGCGAAATTTTCCCTTTTACCTCCCGATAATGCCACCGGTAACTTTACCAAGGTTGTTCAACGGGTCCCTGTGCGAATTACCATCGAGGGAGACCCTGAGTATCCCATCCGACCTGGGATGTCTGTGTTTGTAACCATTGATATCAGTAGTGCCCGTGCAAAGTAA